The nucleotide window CACCATCATGACAAAACCCAACGGCACTCCGAGCCGAGCCCACTCCGTGCTTTTGATCTTGAGCGCGTGGGCCGAGATGATGTTGGGGATATTGCCGGGGATCAGCATGCCGCCGGCGATCAAGAGGCCCAGAAGCGCGCTCTTGATCTGAGTTTCACTCAAGGCGGGGCCGATCTCGGCGGCAGCCAAGGTGGCATTATCGAGAATGGCGGAGACGATGTTGACCCAGAAGAGAACTAAGGAAGATACATCGACGAGGTACATGTCGATCAGCGGTTTGAATCCCGCGCCGAGGAAAATCAGCGCCATGACGAAGACGTAAACCTTGAAGCCGCGCAGGAAGACCCCACCGATGCCTCCTTCTTCCGCTTTGCCGGACAGGGTTGGTTTCGTATCCGCGGGCCACGGCCGGACCAAAAAGGCGCCAACAACTCCCAACAACGCGACGGCGACAAAGACGTAAACACCCAGCAGATTCATAAGATAAAAAAACGTGGCGTGATGCGGCGGGCCGCTCAACTTGGATACCGCGATGGTGGAGAGCGGCTCCCCCAAAGGGGTGAGCGCCGCGCCGAGACCTATGGCGAAGCAGGTGATGATGGTGAGATTGACTTCGGCCTGACGATGCAAGCGGAGGACGTTGACAAACTCCACCAGAAGGAGCGCGGCGATGATAGCGGAGATGATGCTTGAGAGCAGTCCTAAAAAGACGATGCCGAAAAAAACGACGCCGGCCAGCGGGGCTCTCTTCAGCACCGTTTGCATGGCTCGATCGATGCTC belongs to Candidatus Binatia bacterium and includes:
- a CDS encoding DUF1646 family protein encodes the protein MPIVALTLIFTIVLLGPFLNRRIEGNLEAFLLVMGIVSGTVSHAWSFALVKEGFIAPIEITLAVLVAGLLFHYLRKSIDRAMQTVLKRAPLAGVVFFGIVFLGLLSSIISAIIAALLLVEFVNVLRLHRQAEVNLTIITCFAIGLGAALTPLGEPLSTIAVSKLSGPPHHATFFYLMNLLGVYVFVAVALLGVVGAFLVRPWPADTKPTLSGKAEEGGIGGVFLRGFKVYVFVMALIFLGAGFKPLIDMYLVDVSSLVLFWVNIVSAILDNATLAAAEIGPALSETQIKSALLGLLIAGGMLIPGNIPNIISAHALKIKSTEWARLGVPLGFVMMVLTMFLLIFGWV